The Tamandua tetradactyla isolate mTamTet1 chromosome 6, mTamTet1.pri, whole genome shotgun sequence genome contains the following window.
GGACACCAGTCCAGCAGAGGGGATGGGAGGCCGGGACCTTCCTCAGCAGAGAGAGGGCTCATCTGCTGCCTGATTCCGAGTCCAGGACAAGGCGCAGTGGCAAGGCAGGAGAGCTGAGCAGGCCACAGTGTCCAGGGCCTCCAGGCCCAGATGCTAAGATCCCTGAGAAATGGCTCAACATATTTGGAACAGGCAGTGTCCAGAtcaaatttatgttttcaaaaagATCACCCTGGCTGTGGTGTGGAGACCTGACTTGGGGGCGTCAGGGATAGGAGCAGAGAGAGTGGTGTAGTTAAGAGGCGACTGGAATAATCCAGGCAAGAGAGGGTAGTGGCGCGGATGAGCGTGCTAGCCGTGGAGGTGGACAGAAGCAGAAAGACTTGAAATGTGTCTCTGGGGTGCATTTTATAACTTCCAATTTCAAAGCTgaaatatgttttcatatattcccttgtCAGCAGTAGCTTAGGGCTTTCTACAAGAAtcaatgtgttttgttttctggcttGCGTTTAAGTGACATGTCTGGAATTTCCCCCCAAATAACCTGAGGGGAATGAGAAAGGGATACAGGTGAAACACAGCTGGGTGTAGGCTGGTAACTCCGGTAAAGGGGTACATCGAGTGGGGCTGCGGAGGTCATCACGCCGTTCTTCATATTATTCCCAACATGTTCGCaatttttttgattaaaaaaaaataaaagcaatttgtaTCTTACTCACTATCAATCCAAAGGTCAAACAAAACTAGTACAGATAATGTTAAAGAAATGCACGGGAGACATTTCTTTACAAATTCTCTGAGAAAAGTGTGTATCGCTTTCACACTGAAGTCCTAGACTGGCAAAGATGGGGTCCGCGCTCCGGCTCTGAAGAGAGATGCAGCAAGCTCCCTGCCTTCCACTTCCTATCCAGCTTTTCCACCCCCGTGTACAGCTGTGTCTGTGACCGCCACAGTGGGGCAGGGCCGGAAGACGCTCCCCCCTGCTCTGACCTGTTCAGGTGCTGCTGTCACCACCTGAAGTGGCTCAGATGGGGAGGGAGAGGCTGGCGACAGCACAGTCCCGCACACCCGCTCCATGCCTGGGGTTGGCACTGCACAGGCCAGTTAGGGAGCCTGGTCAGGGCCAGTGAGGGGGTTCCTGCCAAATAGGATGGTTCCACTGGCTCTGTCTTcccacttccttttctttcttccagtcTGTCTGACAGAAGGAAGTTAGGACAAGCAGATGCTTCAGGTTCCCAGCTGCTGGacgacatttttttttttatcacatactCTACATCTCTTGCAGGACAATTGCTTCTTCTAAAGGCTCAGACCAGACAATGCTCTCTTCCTGTCTACACCCCTTCCGTTCGTTCTCACCAAGTGTGGTTTTCTTCCTattctctctctcaactgaatGCCTTAACTTAAAATCCTTCCTTTCAATATCTTTCTCAAGGAACAGAGCTTTCTTTGAACATCTCTCTTAAGGAATTATTTGAGACAAGGATTAATGGGATAGAAATTGGCCAAATAAACACAACTGAAATGACAGGGAGAAACAAAGGAATTATTGGAGGCGAGAGCTCATGGAATAAAAACTGATCACATGAGAACTACAACAGAATGGCTGGAGAACTTGGgcttctctgtctctgcctctgaaAGTGAGGGGCTCGGCCCACTCTAATGGCCTTTACAAACCTGTGGTTGGCCTTCAGTCTCCTTTCCCAAAGGGTTCTGCCTAAtctagtttctggaaagtgaatTCAGCATATTGAAGGGGCATCTTCTAGTTACAGTGACTCAAATGTAAGTCTGACTTGCCAAGTAACTACAAAGGGTAAGCAGGGATGGAGGAGAGGCTGCAAGGCCTGGCGCATGGCCCAGGCTCAGGATCTCTAGTTCCAAAGTTTCAGAGCAGTTTCCTTCACCTGCAAAACAGGGCTGCTGGGACCGTACCAGAGAAGGTATGCAAACTATTGAATCACAGCAGACTCGGAATGCACTAGGCATGCTTGCTTTTGAAATGTTCAGAGTTGCCTCTCCCACCTCTCTAACACTTAAAAGACAAGGCTAAGGCCCCTTCACCATTTGAGGTGATGACTTTTACCCTCAAGACCAAACAAGGGACTAATGTAACACTTCGTTAAATCCTATAAACATAACACTTTTTAGATCAGAACAGAAACCTAAAGAAAAACCATAGGTGTCAGCAAATGATCAGCATCCTTTATAGTAAGGATGCTGATAACTTTAACTATTTTAAGTGCTAACCTGCTAGGAAACTATCAGTATCAACTAATTTAATGTCTACTAATTCTATGTCTACTATGTTATGCCTACTATCTACCAACTGTTAGTTTATTCACGTATTCCCCAATATAGAAGCTTTAAATGGGGCAGAGAATTAACCTTCAGAAATGAGCCTCCTGAGTGTGATTTCTGGAGGGAACACCACTCCCTCTTCAGAGAGGCAAAGGAATGCCAGactttctatattttcttgattctttggGCGGAAATAGTGGCTTCTGTCTCTTGAGCTTTCCAAAGAAGACATTACTGGAAGatacaattctttttctttttcctcagaaTCACCTTGCCTTTCAAGATAAAACAGGGTTATTGGACAAAAGAAGATCCATTTCCCTGGGATTTAAATGAAAATCTCTAAAGCATAAGAAAGAACAGAGATAGAATATCAGGTGGACAGCCAAATTGAAATGATTTACAATTGTTAATCAAGCATCTCCCTTTCTTGCTTCATTGGCTGAAGCAGTGATTTCAACAGCAGCATGTAGCCAGGAGTTTTTGATTTTTACCCTGCCATTATTACAAGTAAGGGGAATATTACTTCACATTCCTAAgcttttgatattttgaaaataatgacaACTGCTAGAAGGGCCAGGAAGGACCAAAGAACAGACAATCTGGTGCTACAAAGATTTATGATTGTTTATGACAATAAAATATCCAGAAGTCCTTCTAACAGGCAGCAGTCACTGAAACCTTAacagaatctttttttctgttttcttttattgttaagacagtttttaaaaaggaatacagAATTCTAAACTCAAGAGTTTTGATAAGGAGAATATCAATCCTTCAGCTACTTTCCTCATGAACAAGTGGCAAAACACTATGTCTGAAGTGTTCATTAAAGCAAGGAATCTGGAAATGGGAGTAAAGCAGTGAAAACAAGTAAAATACAAAAGGTTAACTGAACATTTTTAATAGCTGGGTATAATCTTTAAGAAGCAGGTAACTGGACAAAAGTGTAAGGTCTCAAGTCAAAGATTTCTTTAGCATAACCTACATGATATGGTACTTCCTGGATCTTAAAAAAACATTCAATAGAGTGCATGTTGCCAGGACTAGGGTAAGAGTTTTATGATACTTATATAATCAGAGGTCATCTTTGCATCATGGGTAGCCAGTTCTCTTCTGTTAGGCAGATTCCTCCAATTTTAACTAATCATAAAAGTCAATaattagaacaaatatatgaaagttatTTGCTCGAGTGTCTCAGGTTTATTTCCACTGGCCACGATTAAACTGCCTCGAGTATATTACTAGATTGTAAcgtgaaaataaaacagaagaatcCTGGCACTAGGGCCTAGCAAAAAGTATATCACCAGCTCTAGACGTAAGCTAAGGGCGAAGGAAGCTGAAAAGATTAGATAGCCAAGAATCCTATCTATAAGGAAACTGAAAAGCAAGCAGATTGGTCCATTGCTTGATGAGGTGAGAAAACTATAAATTAAAGGGCTAGTGGCAGAGATGACAGAAGAGAGACCCTTCATGAACGTTTGTGCTGCTTGAGAAATATTAACTTTAAATAGGAttagaaatggatagaagtggaACACAAGAATAATTATACCATATTATATGTCTAAAAATAATGCAACCCCCCTGCAACTTCTTCCATTTTCCAATGAATGGTTCAGATACTCAGAAGTATGTACTAGTCCTCGAAGAGAGtcactaaaaaaaaaggaaactgcagAAGTCTGGAAATGTCAGGTTGAACCATATAAAACtgccatttttttaatattaaaaagatcAAAGATCAGAAATTTCTTAGGGTTGAACCAAATTAAAAGTGTGTCTCATTAAATGAATGCAAAGAATAAAAACCTGAGTAAATTCTtttgtgtgtgagtatgtgtggtTGCAAATGAGGTTAACATCATGGATGAGTATTACTgaagcaggaaatgtctttttaatattcCATGCTACATTTATGCTTCAAGTCATACAAGACTGTGTCCAGTCACTACCCACCACTTCaggctaaaaagaaaattttctgttTATAATATCTTCAGCTTTTTTGTTATGACATTTATTCCTAAGAAAATTCTATTCCCAGTAGATCCCTCTGCTTGATCCCAGAATCCAACTACGAATGATAAAACTTAAAGCACTTTGTCCTTCTGACCCCGCACTTCTCAACTTATCACTGGCTTTCTCCTACTCACTCCAGTCTTTCTCTGCTGCTCAACCTTCTTCCAGTCTCGGCTGCTTAGAGTCCCATCTGTCCACGTCAGGCTTCCCACATCCCTTTCCCTTCAATATACCAGTGATCTCATCTTTCCTGCAAAGAATGTGGTGATTTCTCTAAGGTTTATTATtaggtcttttgtcttttccATGTGGATGAGCTCTGTATTTGAAACAATGCATGCTAAATGTAACTTTCCATTTTTGCCTTATTTAGATTTTGGTGGTTTTCTCAAAACCAATTTCACCTACAATGCATCCAAAAAACCCACAATTTTATGAATTAGGATAATTTTATAAGGGAAGCTGAGCACACATCCAACTTAAATATTAGGATAAAGGCTACACATTTACATTGGATATGTTTCACCATGGATTGATAATTTCTTTCTGGCATAGAAAGCAGTGCTCTCTCTGACAGAACTTTAAAGGGACTTCTTTAAAATACGTAACTTGTACTCTGGAAGAGCCATGGCCTAAGTGAGGTCCATCACCCTATTACGTATTAGGAAAGCAATTAAAACAGGAAGGAGAGCTCAAATGTGCCTTAGTCATTTCTGATGATACAAAGTTAATTTCAGGACAGTTCAGGTACATTTtcaattctcctataggggtctaaTCATTTTCCACCTTCGACTTTTGGCGTTAGTACATCTTTAATGATGTCACCAACAGACTGAAACATCAGATATTTCCGATATTCTATTCATCTGAACTACCCAGCAAAACCATCTACCCTGCATTTACGTACCTTGAATTTGCTATTTCCACTTTGGTTCTTGCCATGGCGGCTGCCCTTTGCGCACCTTCGATTGCTCTGTCCACCTTCTCCCtagtttttgtatttcttattgGTATAAGCTGCTTCCTTATTCCACGGACCagaatattatttttgtattttccctcttctttggAGCCGTCGGGAAACACGGTACAGCCATATCCATGCCTCTTGTTATTTGCCCACTCGCCTTCGTACTTCATGCCGTTGGAGCGCTCGCTGATACCGAAGCCATTGCGTTTGTCATTCTTCCACTCGCCCATGTAGGTTTCCGTGGTGGTGGCATCGACGTGGTCTTCCACAGGGCAAAAATCACAATCCACATCGCCAAAGCTAATCGTGGAGTTGGCATCGCTAGAACTGATTCTGCTCATGGCCGCGTCGCTGCGGACCGAGCTGCGTTTGCTCGAGATGGAAGACTTTGATTCTGACTTTCGAAGTTTCATGCTTCCGAGAAGGGAACCTCTTCGGAAGAGGCCACCCTTTTTCTTCCCGGCAGAGAGGTCGGCGTTGGCGTGGAAGTTGAGCACGAAGCCACCGCGGGTGCCGGCGGGGCTGTCGGCGGCCGCCGCGGCGTCGTGGAGCACGCTGCCATTGCTCTGCTCGCTGCGCAGCGAGGCCAGGGAGGTGCGCAGCGGCGAGCGGATCACCGTGGCCATGCCGTAGGGCACACTCTGGCGCACCCCGTAGCCATGCCGCATGCCGCCGGCCCACTGGCCCTGGTAGGTACCTTGGAGAGACAGCGAGAGAGCACAGCGTGAGTCGAGGACAGAGAGGGGAGCCGCCCACCCCCCCGCACCAAGGTTGCAGACCCACGGTTAGATCTGATACATCCTAGGGAACTGCGTGTGAATCCCGGCCCTGTACTTTCAGGTCTCTGGCTTCAATGCAGTTGTATAGGATTTTCAAATGGCCAGTAGCCATGCGTTTCATTGTATTAGTATTTTATATGGAAACCACTCTCTAATACAAAAAGAGCAATCATTAGAAAACAGCTTTTTCCCCTCTAAAATTAAGACATCAAATATCAACAGTAGCAAACTCCATTTGTGAAATTTAAATCTAATTTTACTAATCCACAGTTGAAACACTCAAAAAATAACTTTTAGTTCTATGTCAGTATAACATtccaacaaacaaacagacaaacttATATTCAGTGATCTGAATACTTGGGACACCATCATCAAACAAACTGTCTTGAGTTTTCTTTCTACTatgttcagtcttttttttttaagggtaggGAAAGGGAAGAGTGACTTGACAAATACAACATATGTCCTGAATATACTGAAGCATTATGGGAAAAAATGGGCAATTTAACATTTGGTGTTTTTGAGTGTAAAACGTCAAGACTTGTCCCATTATCATTTGCCAGATCTCTACTTTCTCCTGGCAGTTCTCTTCATGGATCTCCCTAGTCTCTGCTACTCAATCCTAAATCAGGTCATTTGGCTAGAAGCACCTTGTGGGCAAGAATTACTTCATAAGAGAACACAAAATTCCCAGACTCCCTGATTTGTGTATCCCTTGGTTGGTGGGTGTTGGCATTTTTGTGAACTGGGAGTGTTTGATGACTGTATTTACAGTAAATAGCTATGGTGGCTAAAAGAACTACCCCATTTACCCTTGGAGAAATGGAGCTCAGGCCAGAGGAAACCTTCCACTGCCACCATTATGGGGAACTCATCTCAGAGTAAAGGTATATCTGACACTGTCAGTTAAGACTTTGCTGACATCAGATCACTTCTGCATGACTATTACGCCTTTCCGTGAATAGGATAGtctttattttaaagcatttgtttcagtaatttttttctattaaattagTAGGTGAAGGCCAATTCAAAAACAACCTAAAACAGCCTTTTAAATAGCTTAAGGAGGAAATGAATGTTCAAATCATGGaacttagaattttcttttaaaaaatcaaggctgTTTTCTTTAATACAAGGGGATATAATTGTACAAGGGAAatactaaaatttaaattatagtaTCCTCAAAAGAAGCTCAGTAGAAAatgtttaatgttattatttctgtattattcataataattcAGAGTCATAGAAAAGAAATCATGATTACCAATTGCCTTGCCCTCTTTTGGTTGCTGATTATATAGATCCAGTTTGCAGTTACTTTGCTTTCTCGAATGGCATGCACAATTTCCATTGCatggcaaacatttatttttaaaatacagagtaATAACACTAGTGGTTTTATATCATTGTATTAACAAGGGCTGATTATTTCATTGAAGGGCTGATTATTTCATTGCACTTAAGAGTTAATCTGAAATGGCTCCAAAAGTCAGAAGTTTTGACCAACTTCAAggctggcttctctttctgttcaTTCAAATAAATGTATATCATATAAACTTAGCCAATAGCAGGGCAATAATGAAATGCAAACAAGTCTGGTACTTTGAATGTCATATTCTGGGTAGACACAAAAGTCTTTACCTGGGGTCTAAGAACGTCTGAGGAGGCGAGTGGGCTATAGCTTTCTCAGTGGGATAAAcccaaaaggataaaatagtcATAGAGAGCATTTCAGGTTAAGAAGCTTCCTACTGAATTTGAGCCCTGCCCCAATGCCAACAGCAACAGGGAAGAGAACGGAATTATTAGGAAAGTTGACAGTTCAACTTTGACTTTTCCTTTGCCTATATAGAAACAAATTTGAGTTCTAGGATAAAAGCTATATATCCTGATTTATATGTATTAAAACAAACCAAAcgccttatttttttaaatatctagtTTGTGATTCTGTAAAACAACAAACAAGGAATGctgtaattatttctttctaattttaactTTTCTACATAATGACAAGTTAATTTAACTGGAACAATGTCCAAAAATGCTGTTTGATATAAATAATTACACTTTTTAAATACAATCATATCATCCCAGTAAATGTTTAATGCCCAAGGAAAAATTAACTAGTTTCCTTACACTGTTATCTTCTGTGACACTATCAAGAACTTCCACAGAAACATTGCTTGAAAATCCAAGTGGCTTAAGGCAAAAGCAACAATTAGAAAACTTTTAAGCTTCTGCTTAACTGCCAGATATGGAGGGGGGGGGGCATTACTGCACTGGTCCTATTCTCTTAAACCAGTTATAAGGAAGAATGCCTCTGTAGAATAGCTAGAAATCTATTTACAGTCGAACTGTTAGCAGTtcatctgaaatttaaaataggtTTAGTCAATGAATAAAAGGGCCTCTCTCTTTATAAAGCAGGTGGGTTCCTATTTTTCCCTGCTGTTCAAAGTTTTAATTAGTTCCTCTTGGTTCCTTAAACATAGATAGATGTGTACTTTACAAgtatacaaattattttttttacggctgttggtgttttaatttgtgttcTGTGATTTTTAGCTGGGAGTCATTTTAATGACATAACTTTATGGGAGAAAGCATCCAGTTTAGAATTTAGACTGCACTATGCTAAACGTCAAGTGTATATGCTCTGAATGGGTATTTGTGAGTTTATGTTAATAGTTTTATGACaggtggaaaaaaaaaggtacagcAGATCAGAATCTGCACAAAAGACTGTATACCTAGATTTGGATTTCATGAGTATGGTTctaatttgttatttttgttttcctttgtccgatttattattaatattctgGGGGTTCTATTTCAGCAAGTTGCACAGAAAgatcattaaaaaatcaaatgatagCTCTCACATAGGATTACTGCTCTTTCTCCTCCAACTTGATCACCACCAAATACATGGAATCAGATTTTCCGGGAATCTAGTAGTGAGCATACATGAATGTATACATGGTGGTGGGAAGAGTAGGGGGAAAACTAGCTAAATCTTTAATAGGGAAAGTGATATTACTGTTTTGACCAAACCTTTTATGAAATAAGAGTGGTACACTTCCATTTAGACCCCCATTTTGTTGTGACAAAcattaaagattttttaatgaaattgacatatgaaagaaagcagaaaatcgACTAGCACAGACTACACATTCAATAGGGATTTAAAAAGGTTTCTTTTCCTCCTAATGGTGCATAttagatgatttttcttttttgtagaaaaagaaaacagtactATGGTGATGCCaagttttaaggtttttttttcacattggttTTAAAACAGAAGGCAGATGATCCATAAAGCTGCACAAGTATTTGTGCTTCTACAACTCATACATAGACGACCTTTActgtgctatatatattttttgattacTAGGTATAATGAATACCCCAAACCAAAggtttttatttaatgaatagtAACCTTAAAGGAGACTAATTTTATCTTTAACCTTCTAAAATTGAAATGAGACAACTATTCATGACCTTCTTAAAAGGGTATTTAAAAatgcacacatttaaaaaataaattttgcattcTGCTTGTGAGCATGGAATATAGTTACATAGTAGAGCTGGGCCTCCAACAAAATGCAACCACAGACTAACATATTTATAGGGCTGTCAGCTAAGGCACTCTATGCCCATTCAGAACGTTGAAGAGCCCTAATTAACTACTGTGGAACTCAGGACTCAGGCCATAGAAGAGTACTGAagtaagtttttcttttaagtccATCAAAAACCATATCCTTTATTTATAGTGTAGGACGAAAAGATGTCCTTTTAAAAGCAAATCCTACCAATCTGCCATTTTGCATTTGAAACACTGCCCAAGTGTTCTCAGTAAGTGGAGTGTACAAATTGTACAAGTTTTTTATATAAGCGCATAACTGAGGTTGCAGTGGGCTGGAGAAACTTTTAATTGGATCCCTTCAATATTCCTCAACTCTTAGCTGTTTAATTCCAATAGATGACTTCGCCTCCCACAACCCTGttcaattaaatataattatgtttATCATCAGAAAATTATGTTCATCACCGGAAAATTTATTTTGCCAAAGCATAAGCCATTCATCTCTCTTAGCTTATTACACAAGGAAATTCATCAGGTGCTGACACCTGTTTCAATAATGTACatttttcctaatttaaaaaaagaggaacttATGTCCTATTATATACATAATTTCTTTTGCAAGTATtgctaaatattaaaataaggtgggttttttttgttgttgttcatagcCAGAAGTCCTATTTAGATTATGGCCTTAAAGCAAATCAATAGGTTTGGTTTTGCAACTCTCGGGAGTAATGTAGCTGTTCGCTGGTTCAGAATACAAAAACACAAGATTCAAatgctgttgtttttaaatttagactTCATAGTTCATCTCTAAAATGTTCTCCTACTAATTTGTCCAAGGTCTCTTGGCCGAAAACTGATTACTTTACGGTACCGAATTAAAAAACAGGCAGAAAACCCCACACCCTCTGAATCCCACCATGCATCAGGTGGCCTCCTCTCTCCTATAATTAGGATGTTTCCAAATGCACCCCAAATAAGGAACAATTCCCCAACATCCTAGTTATGAGGTTCTGGCTTCTATCTTTAGGCTACTAGAGGACCAGAGGCGAAATACGACTCCACGTGAAACCAATCCGAGGAGCGGTCAGCACGGACCGCCAGACCCAGGGCCTACGCTCTAAGTCCTCGGGAGTGGCGATTTCAAACCCTACCGGGAGAGGGAGGGATCAGGAACGTAATGTGACGGGCTCAAGTGAcagagctttctctccagcccaGCCCTCCCAGGCGGCGCTCCCTCCTGGTGGCAGAGCAGCGTTGGCGCCGGTCAGGTATATTCACGCCTGGCTCCCCCGAGTGTGGGCTCGGACTCACCGCCCGCCTCAAGAGTGGGGTCAGATCGAACTCTCGCGCTCAGGTCCCGTCCCAATGCACCCTTCGGGGGCGGTAAGGCGCGGAAGGTGCTTAGCAGGATGGGAGGCTGCCCCAGGTGTTTTGGCGGGTTTCCGGACACGTGCGCCTCGCGTCCTCCCAGCTTCCCCGCCGGCGCCCGCAGCCTGGGCCAAGCCCACCGCACCGCCTCGCAGAGCGGCCGAGCCGCCTGCGACGCCGCTCACCTCCGTCCCCGTAGGTCTCCACGCCGTACCCGTCTTGCAGCCCGTTACTCCAGGTACCCTCGTAGCGAGCTGGGGTGCACAGGCTCTGCCGGACCCCGTAGCGCCCCTTGAAACCATGTGACCACTCCCCCCGGTACATCCACTTGCCCTTCgtctccacccccagcccatgccgCTTGCCCTGCGCCCAATAGCCCTGGTAGGTGTTGCCGCTGGGCCAGGTGTAGCCGCCGACCACCTCGAAGCCGTGGGACCAGGAGCCCGAGTATTCGCCCTGGCCCTTGGGCCCCGTGCAGATGCCATGCCCGTGCGCCTTGCCCTCCTCCCAGCCGCCGCAGTAGGTGCCGCCATCGTCGAAGTCGAACCTTCCGCCCGTCATTCGGGGGGCAGCCCCGGCGCGCTCCCCGCGGGGGCACGGACGCGGACAGAGCTGGGCACGGCAGGGTGTAGCTCGGGGGTGGGGGCCCGGAGGGCGAGCTCACGACAGCGCCCCAGGCAGCTCGCGCCGCCGCTCGGCTCCAGTCCGACGCCGCCCCCGTCCTCCCCTCCTTTctcgccgccgccaccgccgccttcctcctcctcctcctcctcctcctcctccttcgcCGCCGCCGCCCGGGCCAGCGCTGCGCGCGAGAGGACAGCCCCGGCTCCCGAGCGGACCTTCAGCTGCTCCCTCCCGCCCACGTGAGCCGGGCACCGCCCCGCGCCCGCCTCACTGTCCCCTCCCCAGGCGCCGAGGCCCGCCTCGCCgggccctgcccccagccccggcGCCGTTGCTTCTCCGGCGGCCGTGGGGACCGGCTCGCGCAGAGCGAGTGTTCGCGCGGTGGGAAaccggtggggggtgggggtgggggcgagtGTGCCCAGGCACGCGCGAGAACCGTGCCCGCGGATGAACGCGCCGCTGCACGTGTGGGGGCGGCTCGCGGGTGGCGGAGCCTCCTATGTTTGTTTGGGCTTTTATAGTGTGGTTAGGCTCGTGTAAGTGCGGCCACGTGTGTGTTGACGGAAAACTCCTGTGTGAGTGTTTGCCTGGGGTTCGTAGTCGCATCTTTTCGGCATGTCAGTGTGTGCACTCTTGCATTTTGTCTTCCTCAGCTGTCGTGATGAATTAATATCCCCCATCTATGCATGCATGTGATATAAATCCGTGGTAGTTCAGATATAGTTGTGCAGAATGTTCTTTTACACCCACCCATTTCAAGGCACATGTGTTTGCatttatctaatgaatatagCAGAGGAGAACAGTGCTATTTGAAAAAGCACAGAATGGATTGgttaacttttttatttgtaataatggAGAGGATGTTTTCCATCTGtctttgcggggggggggggggtatgggGGCATTTCCTTTCATATCAGTCGTCCCActtgatgttttgtttgtttttctaacaACCTTAAAATTCTTCAGCCTGGAGCTGTGTACTCAACAGGCAGACTGCTCAGCCTCTCTTTATTGTATAAGTGTCTGGAATGTACCTCTGCACCACTACCACAGTTTGAGAAAGTAAACAGAAGCTTTCAAGGAGGAATATGGTAAGTAAAATACTGCTCTAAACTTACAGAGTCCATGACCTACAAAACCCAGGACAGGTGTCAACTGATCTACTTT
Protein-coding sequences here:
- the JPH1 gene encoding junctophilin-1 isoform X1, coding for MTGGRFDFDDGGTYCGGWEEGKAHGHGICTGPKGQGEYSGSWSHGFEVVGGYTWPSGNTYQGYWAQGKRHGLGVETKGKWMYRGEWSHGFKGRYGVRQSLCTPARYEGTWSNGLQDGYGVETYGDGGTYQGQWAGGMRHGYGVRQSVPYGMATVIRSPLRTSLASLRSEQSNGSVLHDAAAAADSPAGTRGGFVLNFHANADLSAGKKKGGLFRRGSLLGSMKLRKSESKSSISSKRSSVRSDAAMSRISSSDANSTISFGDVDCDFCPVEDHVDATTTETYMGEWKNDKRNGFGISERSNGMKYEGEWANNKRHGYGCTVFPDGSKEEGKYKNNILVRGIRKQLIPIRNTKTREKVDRAIEGAQRAAAMARTKVEIANSRTAHARAKADAADQAALAARQECDIARAVARELSPDFYQPGPDYIKQRFQEGVDTKENTDEKVPEKPPSPKESPHFYRKGTTPPSSPQASPKQSHSPQPASPKPTRKQNPSSGARLNQDKKNLAEEQVTAVVNKPLASKAPTKEVGAAVPQSKYSGRHHIPNPSNGELHSQYHGYYVKLNAARHPPEEADEDDQASPASALVPKPAPNKWSPPKSVTKPVAKESKAEPKAKKSELAIPKNPASNNSCPSLEKEANSGPNSVMIILVMLLNIGLAILFVHFLT
- the JPH1 gene encoding junctophilin-1 isoform X2; amino-acid sequence: MTGGRFDFDDGGTYCGGWEEGKAHGHGICTGPKGQGEYSGSWSHGFEVVGGYTWPSGNTYQGYWAQGKRHGLGVETKGKWMYRGEWSHGFKGRYGVRQSLCTPARYEGTWSNGLQDGYGVETYGDGGTYQGQWAGGMRHGYGVRQSVPYGMATVIRSPLRTSLASLRSEQSNGSVLHDAAAAADSPAGTRGGFVLNFHANADLSAGKKKGGLFRRGSLLGSMKLRKSESKSSISSKRSSVRSDAAMSRISSSDANSTISFGDVDCDFCPVEDHVDATTTETYMGEWKNDKRNGFGISERSNGMKYEGEWANNKRHGYGCTVFPDGSKEEGKYKNNILVRGIRKQLIPIRNTKTREKVDRAIEGAQRAAAMARTKVEIANSSCDLENVAVRTSGRAL